AGAGACAGagcaaaagagaagagagagagaacctgGGAGAGAGACCAAGAAATAGACAGAGTCAGACACAAAAATAGAGCTGCAGAGAAATACAGATGTGagtcagagacacagagagagagagatgcagaagGAGGGAGagtcagagacacagagagagggagatgcaggagggagagcTGTGGAATTAAAGACACAGAGACAAAGATAGGGAGAGACATGGAGTCAGAGAGAAACAGTGTCTGAGTCATAGAGCAACTGTGACATGGAGTCAACAATATACAGACACAGACACTCAGAGACtaggagacagaaaggaaaaacagttAGGAGGGAGAAGTAGagatggagaagacagagagaaatatcgagagaggcagagagatggagagagagcaaGGCAAAGGGAGACAGACTGAGACAGAAAATGAGATCAAAACAGCAGGAATGGGGAAAGCAGGCGACAGAGGAGAGTCTCCAGGTCTCCAGTCTCTCCAGCCTGGTCTCCCTAGGGTTTGGACCCCCCACTTGCTATTCTTTGGTTTCCATAGCAACGGGGGGGGCAGCACCAAATTTGCACATACATTTACATCCTTTCTATCTGCATAATTCAACAGGTCCGTGCATATTCATGAGACTGAATGAAGGTGACTCTCAATCCCTGCTCAAAACCTGGCTGTGGCGCCCCCTTCTGGCAGTATGCGGTCATGGCTCCAGGCCCAACCTCGCAGGCCCTGACCCGTCCCTGCCAGACCCTGCTAACAACATCTCCCCTGCTCCCCAAACACCCCCCCTGTACTTCCTACCTCCAGACCTTTCCTCAGGTGATGCCCCTCTGCTTTCTAGGGATGCCCTTCCCTCGGCATCAGTCCTGCCGACAGTACACATGCATGCACTtgcatacacactcacatgtGCGCACATGAACTCCGGTGGAGGGGGCATGGCAGCGAGTGACCAGTGCTCACCCTGGCTCCCTGGTGGAGGAGGCCCCTCAGTCACACTCCCATCTGGAGTCAAAGAAGAAGGTGCATGAAGGGATAACACTCAGAGGGACTGGCGTGTATGCTGAGCTGACGGCTACAGATCTACCAACTGAGAGGGACCTAGGACATTGCGGCCTCCACGTGGAAACTGACAGAGACCTGGTTCCAGCCAGAATAACCAGAGGAGCTAGGATAGAGCCCAAAGGAGTCTCAGGAACAGAAGGGCTGAGGTGGCTCAAATGGCAGGGGAGAGGCTGCCTAGGGCCAAGAACCCTTTCAAAGTGCCAAGCCTTGAAAGCTTTTGTGGGCTGGGAGGGGCTTCTCCAGGGCCGTCTCCAGCCATAATTTTGGCTTCACCATCTCCCCCTGGATCCCTGCAGCAGCCTCCTCACTGCTCTCCCTGCCCTGTGTCCCCAATCCACTTTCCACACTGTAGCAGCCAGAGCTCCCTCTGAAACATCAATCTGATATCCCACATCACTCCCTCCTTATCGCCTTCAGAGACCTCCATCACTCTCAAGAAAAAGTGCAAGCTCCTTGGCCAGGCACTCAGGCCTTTCCAGTCCAGCACCCCAccctcctctgagcctcattcCTCATACTCCCCGCTTTGAACTTCATGCTCCAGTGATCATCTCTAAGCTCTTCTCACCTCTGTGCCTTAGCTCATGCCTGCCCTTCACCCCGAATGTCCTTTCCActtttcttccagcttttttttttttgtccgtgccggcatgcaggatctcagttcccccatgcaggatctcagttcccccaacAGGGGATGGAACcggtgccccctgcgttggaatgTAACCAatgtaccgccagggaagtcaAAGCTCTTATTCAAGATTCAACACAGGCATTACCTCCTTCTCTTTGAAGCTTTGCCTGTCCCTAAGGACTGGACGAGGGATTCTGAACTCCTGAAATCTAATGAGCTTCCCTAATTTCTATACTTACCGCACCAATAATGAAATCACCTATATACATGGCTTATAGCCCTCATGGGGCTGGAGCTTCCGAGCCCAGTGACTATATTTGTCACATTATGGGTGATAATTagctatttgttgaataaatgagaggTCACTAAGTCTACTGAAGGCCAAATATCAAGCCACTACTACCCTGTGTCCCGACTCTGCACAGACCCTACAAAGGGAAGGGATGGGCCATTTCTTCACAAATGCTGTCATCTTGTGGACAGACTCAGAAGTGCAGCCAGACATCACCTGGGAGTGGTGATGCCTTATAGCATCAGGCCTGATCCCAGAGTTCCAGGCAAACAAGAGGAGAGTGAGGAGGTAGGCCCTGAAGACAGAGTGCCACTGGCATCCTCTGAACAATCTTGATGAGTTCTAAGCAGACAGAAGGCAGAAAAATCTCATGGCAAGTGGGAAGAGTGAGGAGTTAGTGTGGCCAGAGCCCAGAGTCCAAGGGGACCAAGCTGAAGATGGACTGTGGCATGTAAGTGACCAATAAAGGGGATCCTTTAAGGCCATCCAATGAATGAACTTGGATCTTGTCTTCTAATCTGGGCATGGAGAGactaagggaacaaaagaatgacAGATGTGGGTATGGCCCAGAGGCTTAGCCTCACACTTGGAGACTcaatattcattcacttattaaatacttatggggcacctactatgtgccaagcaatgTTCAACATCCATAGGTTATATcactgaacaaaacaaagattcctGCCCATCtggaatttacattctcatcaggaggagacagacagtaaacaaaagcattaaagaagtaaattatatttgaaagaaagaaagagaaagaaagaaggaaagaaagaaagaaagaaagaaagaaagaaagaaagaaagaaagaaagaaagaaaaagaaagaaagaaaagaaaagaaagcaagcaggGTAAGGGATATCAGAAGTACTTGACTGCAGTTTTAAATGGAGTGGTCAAAGTTGGCCTCattgaggtgacatttgagcaaagacttaaaggagggagggagacagccaTGCAGGTATCTGGCAGAAGGGCATTCTAAACAAAGGCAACAGCCACTGGCTTGGTTTGGACAGCTCAGAGGGGAGTGAAGCAGGGAGACCAACAAGGAGACTGTTTTAAGACAATGATGGGCACAAATCAGCAGAGGCTGTGGGAATGGAGAGAGACCTAGGAAGCAAAATTGTCAGGACTTGGTGCCTGTTTGCATATGGGAGGTATATAACTCCTTATCATATTGGTCTGAAGGCCCCACTTCAAGGGGACTCGCCGTACATGCCACCTCCAAGGCAGGTAGTGAGAATGCTCAGCACATTCTATCCTGGCTGCTCCCTGCCTCCTCCACGTACTGTCCTCCCCAGCCTCTTAATTCCTCAACCTCATCTTCAGTGACTTTCCCTCCAGGCCACCCAACTATCTACTCTCATGCCCGCTAGCAAGTCCTGTCAGCTCGTAAAACTCTCAAGTTCACTGACTCCATTTCATTCTTCAGCTACTGTTGTGTTGAATTGCATGCCTCCATAAAAGtatattgaagtcctaagccctagtacctcagaatgtaaccctATCTGAAAATAGGATCTTTATAGAGGTaagcaagttaaaatgaggtcattgggatgggccctaatccaatatgaccagcatccttataaaaaggagaaatttggacacagaaacagacacaaaggGAAGACAGTGTGAAGATGGATGACTGGAGTAATGCATCCAAAAGCCAAAAAGGCCAAAGGCTGCTGGCaaaccagaagctaggaagagtcAAGTAAAGATTCCCCTGCAGGTTTCAGAGGGAAATGGCTCTGAcagcttgattttggacttctagtctccaaaaCTGACAGTACagttctgttgttctaagccacccagttggtggtactttgttatgggaGCCCTAGAAACTGGTACAGCTATGATACCCTATCCCAGTTCTCTCATCTActccacctcaccccaccccaccccacccattttCATGGGGTCTAGGCCACTGACCCCTACCCCTTTCTATCTTCACTTCTTTCCTGACCCAGTTTGGATTCCTTGGGCCTTCACCACATACACTTTCTTGCTAGTCTCCTCACTATTCTTCCATCATTTCTGCCCATCTTAACCTAGTACAAGAATGCAACAGTGCTTCCTCTGAGTCTTCACTTGTCCCGTGGGTGCTGCTGGAGCGCACACACCCTGACTGATATTACAAGTTCATGATCATCAGCCTCAACTGGGCTTTTAGCCCTGACTGGTCATCCTCCTGTACCTCCCTAGGTATCTTTCCCAATTGCAACAACTATCTCACCAGCCTCCTTGCTCTACTCTCAGCAGCAGAGCTGGACTCCTGCTTCAAGAGATTAAAAGCCTTCTGAACTCTGAATTCTCTTATGTCCCACCTTTACCTCTTCACCCATCTGCAGGCATAGCCATCCTcaactccttccctcctgttccaGGGAGTCTGCTCTCCTCTTCCCTTTGTGACAGCCATACCTCCATGCTCCAAGGCCCACTCCCTTTCATCTCCCCCAGGAGTCTCACTCTGAGTTAGCCACAATCTCCTGCACCTTTAATCCCTTTCCCTATTGGCTTCCCCCATCAGCCTACAAACAAGTCTCTGctaattcattaaacaaataaataaaactctctcTGTATCCCAGtcacctctcccctcccatcACAATAGTTTCTTGAAAAAGCTATCTCCACTTCCTTACTTTTTGTGCCCTTACCTTTTCTAAGAGATTATGGAGGAAGAAGCCATACTACAGTGAATTAAGGAGAAAGTGggaagtaaagaaattgaatcagcaATTATACGTAACTCTTATGCTCCCTCCCTCCTAAGCCTGGTCAGGCTTTCTGACTCTAAAGGCCTCACCTCTCTCTGGCTCCCTCCCTGCAATTCCTCCTGTAGGCCCCAACTAGGCCCTGTAGAGGTCAAACAGAGAAAAGGCCCCAGAACCTAGCCATCTCTCCCTCAGCCTGTGTCCTATCTCCTGATTCTCTGAACTGCAGATCCTGTTCTTCCCAAGGGATTCTGACCCCAGCTCAGTTTCCCTCCACACTACCCCTGCCATCACCCTGGAGACCCCAGGTGGTGCCTTAATGATGAGCTGCCCAATTGGGAGCCCATCCTAGGACTCCCAGAGCTTGTGATGCCACCTTACTGAATCATTCCCTCAACACAGGTCACTATGCTTATTCCATTGATCATTCCACCAGGCCACAGCAGGCTAGGTCAGGATGGGATGCTGAGCCACAGATCAATAGTCTGCAAGAAGCCTGGTCCCAGAGCTCTGGAGACCAATGATACTCAGATAGTTGTTGACAGTAGAAGACACTCAAGTGGAGACGCTCAGCGAAAAGGCACTATGCAGAAGCTGGGTGGGAAGAAACACCCTGAATTAGCCACAAAGAGAACGGGGAGAAGCCACACAGTTGCTGGCAGCAAGACACCGAAGTCATGACCACAGCCTCAAGGAGTGCGTTAGATGCTTCATGGCCCTCTGCAGTTGAGAGGCCCAGCTGGGCAGCTGCTGAGAGGGTTTCCTGTCTCTCCTAATATCCCCTGAATCTCCAGCACCCACCCCTCCACTCTGGGCAACTGACCTCAGAAAGCAAAAGATGCAGTGTTCAAAGTTTTGACCACAGCCTGCTGGCCCTGTGGTCTCCTCATCCCTGCTCTAAGCCCCTACTGGCCCTATCCCCTCAGCCTATCACTTCAACACTCAAACTGCTGTGCCCACCCTGCCACATGGGCCCAGAAGAGCCCGAACTTTGTGCTTTCCTGGTGACTGGACACCCAGGCTACTGGACACAACGGAGAAGACCTTAAAATCCAGTGGGAGACGCAATTCACTCAACTCTTCACTGAGTCTACTACTGCCCACAATCCTGTTCTGGTTCCTGTACCCCACTGGCTACCAGTGCAATCTTCACCGCTCTCCTCAGGCCCCTGACCTGACCATGGTGAACCTGAGAGTCTATGGCCAAGATGAGACAGAAAAGGAACAGCAAGGGGTAAAAAGGAAAGGATGAGACCGGAAGGGAAAATGTGGGACTGAGGTTATGTTTTTAAGGAAAAGGCATATTTGTAAGCTGGAGTCATTAATAATGAGAGCAATTAACATTtacagtcatccctcggtatcctcagggaattggttccaggagcccccatggattttttttttaccaaaatgtTTAAGTTTCTTATATGAAATGAtgtagtacagtcagccctctgtatccacgagTTCTGcacccacagatatggagggctgagtGTATACAGGCCCAGGTGGTATCTAAGAATCATATGTATATTCCTacatttaatcctcctaacaagCCTACGAGGTGAGCACTTGTTTCATGGATGAGAACACTAAGGCACAGagcagtaacttgcccaaggtcacacagcagtaaCTTGCTCgtgagtggcagaaccaggattaaAATCCAGGCAGCCTGGTGCCCAAGACCATGATTTTAACCACTATACTATAATACAGGCATTCTTCAGAGATATTTTGGGTTCACTTCCAGACCACCTCAATAAAATGAAGATctcaataaagcgagtcacatgaattttttggtttcccagtgcttacaaaagttatgtttacactacactgtagtctattaagagtgtgatagcattatgtctaaaaaaacaatgtacatacctcaatttagaaatattttattgctagaaaatgcaaaccatcatctgagccttcagtgcgTTACAGTAGTAACATCAACAATCACTGATCATAGGtcactataacaaatataataataatgaaaaagtttgaaatattgtgagaattactgAAATGTGACAGAGATACGAAATGAGCAAACGCtgctggaaaaatggcactgacagACCTGTTCAATGCAGGCTTGCCACAAACATTCACtttgtaaaaaatgcattatctgcaatgtgcaataaaatgaggtatatgcTGCAGATGGAGAAAAATGACCTGGCAGAGTCCTTAAACCAGCCCAAAACAGGAAGCAGCCAGCCACCCAGGGGTCTAGACACAGTCAGGTTACTGCTTGAGGCTTCTTATGGACTCTAGATCCTCCCAGCACCAACCTGAGCCTACCCTTCCTGTCTCTAGCCTGTGAGCTCCTGGGGGTCAAGAGCAGGGACTCCCACTCCCTTAATCCCACCTCCACACAGTAGGCCAAGCACAGGCTCATCAGACGAATGGGCAGAACCTTTATTTCCTAACCCACTCCTTGGACCTCTGTCAGAAGGTAGATCAGAGGCACCGTAGGTAGAAGGCAATCCAGAACCCGGCAGAGACACCACACCTGTCACTCTTCATAGCAGTCCGTTTCCACAAGCCAGAGGGAAGTGGAAGCAGGACAGGGAGGCCCACTTCTGTAGACTCAAGTCTTGTTGGGGGTGTTGAGCAGTTACAGAGGCTTCTCAAAGAAGGCCCAGCCATCCTAGACATTCAGGCCTCGAGAACAGCTTGCCAGCAGGTCTTCAAAACCGGGTGTCTCGAGCCCTTCTTCGGGGTCGGGGGCCAGAGCTGGAGGTAGGTGTGGGGCCCAAGCCAGGGGGTGCCCCCGGGGGCTGGTAGCCACACTCATTGGGGTCCAGTGGATCTCGGCTGAGCAGTACCCATACCGCAGGTACATGGCGGCGTACCGTGAGGGGATCTAGGCCTGCGTCGGGTGAGGTTGGCACCCAGCTGTCCTCGGTCTGCAGGAAGCGCAGCTTGGTAAGCTGGTGCAGGCCTGGTACCCGCCGTTTGACAATCTCAGCACAGCTGACAGCCTTGCCTGCAGCCCGGCCAGAACCTGAGAACACCACATGCCGAGCACTGCCGCCCTCCAACCGCCCCAGCGCCAGGCCCAGCAGGTTGCGGATTTTGCTGCCATCTCGGACCCGCATCTCCAGGGTATCAGGCGGTAGCTGGGGCATCGGGGAAGGTGCTGGGAGTTCCACAGAGCCAGCCTTCCGGTAGTGCTCCATCCGGCTGCTGTCGTGTCTGAATCTTGCTGCCCACTGCAGGGAAGTGTCAGAGGAATGCTAGGCAGGGTGCCCtgggccaccccccaccccccagcccggCTCTCTAGGACGTGGGCCCACTCCTCATCCCAGATTTCCCAGAAACAGGACCATATGCCCTCATCCCCAGGACAGGGGGCCACGCCTGCCTCACCCTGGGAGGGGGCTGTACCCCATTCCTCTGGACAGGGCCATAACCCTCCCCCGACCCCGGAGTCCCTGCGACAGGACCAAATTCCCCAAACGCTGGCCAAGCCCCCTCATCCCAAGCTCCTTAGCACTGGGAATGAACTTCCCTCATCTGGGGCTCCTGGGGACAGGGCCCGGGCCCTCACCCGAGACTCCCTGAGAACAAGGCTGAGTGTTCCTCACCCTGGGCTCTCCAAGCGGTGACAGGGACAAGGCCCCTCACTTCGTGCCCCCAGAGGACAGGACCAAGCCCCTACGCCACAAGCTCGCCGACACCGAGCCAAGAGCCCTCATCCAAAAGCTCCTCAAAAACAGAAgtgaccccctcccccactccggGACCCTTAGGACAGGGCCGAGCACCCCTCACCCGGAGATTCCCAGGGTCGATCCCCCCAACCCAGGTCACTCAGACACCCAGGAACAGGGGCTTGACGCCGAGGGCTGCTCGAGCTAACCCTGGCGTCGAGTTCGCCGGCGGCCGGGCTCGGCGGTCCCCACCGCCACGGGCCGCCCTCAGTGCCCGGCAGGCCGCAGCGGCCCAGCAGCcgacctcccctctcctcccccgtACCTCCAGGAGCCCCCACCCCACTGGGCTCCTGCTCTCACCACCGCATCCGAACACTCCACAAGCTCGATCCGAAGCCAAGATGGCGTCTCCCGGGAGCGCGCCGAGGCCGCGAGGCCGCGCTCGCCGGACGGGGCGGGGCCTGAGGGGCGGGGACCCCGGCGCCTCCGCCCGCAAACCGAGAGGTGGGGGGACGCCGGAGAGTGAGCTGGGCCAGGACGCGGAGACTCGGAGCGCTCGGGCTGTCTCAGCTGTTCAGCCCCGGGCAAGGAGCACTCCTATTGGGGCGGAGAGAGCCCTGCGGAGGAGAGGAGCGGCCGTCGGAGGAGTCCCGCGTCCGAAGGATGCGGAGGATTTGGCCCTTAGAAGATGACAGGGAGGGCGTTACCCGTTGAGCACACCGAAGCAGCAAAGGCGGAGCAGCGGCTTTCACTTTGGACAAGAGCAAGAGGTGCCGTTTGAAGTGGCCGCTGCTGCGGGGGCGAGAGCCTTGGCCAGCGAGTTCTGAGCTTGGACCTCACCCCGTGGGCACTGGCGAACCACGGGGCTTTTTCATCAGGCGCAAGTCAAACCAGTTCGTGTGCACAGCGCACTGTGGCTGCAGCACAGGCGGGGGCGGGCCGCAACCGCTGGTGACTCCAGCCCGCAAAATCCCGGGGGCATGTCCACGGAGATTCGTACGTTGCTCCGCGTATAATAAGCGctcaaatatttgttataaatcatttattgaaagaatgaacCAGAGAAACAGCAGTGGGAATGGGGAAAAGTAGATTAAGTTGGAAGATACCAGGAGGTAGATTTGACGACTGTTCGGACGAAGAAGGAGGGAAGAGTCTAGGATGACTCCCAGTTTCAGACGTGCTGAATTTGAGATGCCAGTGAGACCCTGCTGGTGGGCTGGTGGGCTGGTGGGCAGGCCAGATGGAAAGGGGCCTGGAGCCGCAGCAGTCCCTGAGACCACAAGGGGGCAGCAAACACTTGGTGGAGTGAGGGACCATCAGTTTCTCTGCTCTTTAACATGCTCTCCTTTCCAACCGTACCACCGCCCCCCACGGCCCACCCCCCAAAAGCCCCGTGCATCCAAACCTCTTTTAGTCTCCCCTTCTCGGCTAATAGCACCAAGTAGGCTCCCAAGAGAGAAACTTAAAGGCTCCCCTCTGCATTGCACATGCTGCTCCCTTGGCTCTCAAAACGCTGCATGTCACCCTCCAGGGCTGCTTCccacattcctttttcttctgtgcCCCCAAAGAACCCTGGTGCCACCTGTCCCTCCCCTTTTCCTTGACTGTCTCCTCACCTAGCCTGTACAGGGTAGGAATCAGGTGGACCCTACCTGTGTCCTCCCCACCTGGTATGGCATCTGACATTTAGAGTGTACTTGGTAAATGCGGGATAAATGGATACATAAAGGAATGTTCCACTCACATCAAGCAAATGAGAGCATTCATCCTGACAGCTTTACCTCTCCCGGAAAGCCAGACTAGGACGAGTATAGCTCTCAGTCCAACTAGGAGGAAGGCCAACAACTCTGGCCTATCAACCTCATCCCCACCACCATACCCATACAACATCGGGAAGCTAACACACACCTCCA
This region of Delphinus delphis chromosome 6, mDelDel1.2, whole genome shotgun sequence genomic DNA includes:
- the RPP25L gene encoding ribonuclease P protein subunit p25-like protein, which codes for MEHYRKAGSVELPAPSPMPQLPPDTLEMRVRDGSKIRNLLGLALGRLEGGSARHVVFSGSGRAAGKAVSCAEIVKRRVPGLHQLTKLRFLQTEDSWVPTSPDAGLDPLTVRRHVPAVWVLLSRDPLDPNECGYQPPGAPPGLGPTPTSSSGPRPRRRARDTRF